From the Papaver somniferum cultivar HN1 chromosome 2, ASM357369v1, whole genome shotgun sequence genome, the window CACGAGGCCCCGTCCAGAAAAGAAAGATAGTTCTCTCTTGTCAAGGTAGAAGTTAAATATGAAAACTTGAAATCTCTATCTTTCTGCATCACTTTTGCTGTATCTAACACACTTTTTACGCTATAGGGAGGAAACTGAGACACCAGCAGTATGGACTCAAATATGTATCCAGAAAATGGTGGAATTAGCCAAGGAAAGTACAACGATGCGTCGAGTATTGGAACCAATGTTTATCTACTTCGATACTAGAAAACATTGGGAACCACAGCATGGCTTGGCGATGGTTGTTTTGTCTGACATGGCTTACTTTGTGGAAAACTCAGGTATTTCTATCAAATATTCATGCCTTTCTGTAGTAAAATAATGCTTCTTATTATcaatggtcttttttttttttagtttgttccttttcttttggagACTTTGAGGAAATCAACTTATAACAATGTCCATAGCTAAACATCTTTTCAAAGACCGTACtgatccttctttttattttgtgttgCATCTTCAGGAAATCAACAACTAATTTTAGCTGCTATCATTCGCCATCTAGACCACAAAAATGTGGCATATGATCCCCAAACTAAATCTAATATGATTCAGATCGCTACCGCCTTGGCTCAGCAATTAAGAGCACAAGCTATAGTCCCTGACATTGGAATAGTCAGTGATATGTGTAGGCATTTGAAGAAGAGTCTTCAGGCGTCGGTTGATTTTGGCGGACAACAAAAGCCAAACACTAGTACTTCACTTCAGAGTGCTATAGAAGATTGCTTACTAGAAATTGCTAGAGGAGTAAGTTGATTCTCTTATAAAGATTTTttgttcacttttttttttttacgaattGCTTTTATTTAACTTTTGTCCAATTACCTAAGCTTGTTTGTCATGACCCGTCTGCCGCTATTAGATTGATGATGCTCGACCACTATTTGACTTGATGGCGATTACATTGGAGGATCTTCCACCAATGGGAGTTGTTGGAAGAGCAACCATTGGATCAATGCTGATTCTAGCTCACATTATATCTTTAGCATCAGTTCCTTCTTATTCTCAAAAGGTTTCTTCAgtctcaaactctcaacaactCCCGTCTTTTTTTCATATTTCAAATTTGAGAATTTACCATTCTTTAGTTAATTTGAAAGGACCAAGTTGTTTATCTTGACCCACTTTGTACAGATTTTCCCTGAAGCACTTCTTGTCCAACTTCTGAGAACCATGATGCATCCCGATGCTGAAGCACGTATTGGAGCACACCAAATTTTTTCGGCTATTCTAATACCATCCTCTAGATCTGAACTCTCCATGTTGCATTCGGGGTCTCAATTTGAAGCAAGGAGGTGGCAATGCAAAACTGCATCAGCATTCGCCTCGGCTACTGCTCTGCTCGAAAAGCTCCGCAAAGAAAAGGACGGTGAAAAAGTAGATAAGCATGAGAATGGCAGCCCTGATGATTTCAGGGGAAGTGAAACCATTGAAGAGGAATGGAAGCAGGGTTGGATTCATAAAAAGTTGCCCAACCTTTTCAAATTAAATTCTTCCATAATTGAAAAAACAACTGGGCCGAACGTCTCGCTGGATGCAGTAAGTTGTCATTTGAGGTTTTCATGTGTAACGTATTAACTAGTTATTCAGGCCATATTATGATTTTGTTTGTATGCGCTTAAGGTTTGTTTAATGGCTACTTCAGGAACCAAATACTATACAACTGAGTGAAGATCAAACAGTTCAGTTGCTTTCGGCCTTTTGGATGCAAGCCAGTCTTTCAGATAATTTGCCATCCAATTTTGAAGCTATAGCCCGTTCTTTCAGCTTAACACTTATTTCTTCTCGCCCTAAGGTATTGTGTCTGATTTTTCGTTCAGCGTTACCTATGTAGTTCGTCATCTAACTTGATTCCTATTTATCATTTGAACACGCTCTATACTGTGTGAGAGTTTTCGTTCACTGGGTTGAATATTTGATGTCGCAGAACTCAATTGACAACATTGTCATCCGCTTCTTCCAGCTTCCACTTTCTCTGAAGAGAATATCTCTTGATCCTAATTACGGTAAGCAGCTTGAGAATCTCATAGCGAGGAGGAACCCTTTTCTTTGATTTCAGTAAATATTAATAAGTTTATTTTGAATTTCATTGGCAGACATGTTACCCCCTTCGTGCCAAAGGTTGCTTTTTACATTAGCAACATCTATGCTAATGTTTGCAGCAAAGATATATCAAGTACCGAACCTAGATAACTTTCTTACTTCAGTGGCCTGTATCAGTGTAAGTTGCCTATATGTTGGGTATTCTAAATTGACAtatctattttgttgtttctttgctgTTTCTATTAAATTCTGATTTAATGTTTCCTACGAAATTAGGATGATCGATATCTGAGCATTGGTGATGACCTGCAACTGTGCGTAAAACCTCAAGCAGACTTAAAAGAGTTCGGATCCACGACAGATCATGAAGCTGCATCACATGCACTATTTGAGTTAAGGGAAGCCCTGCAGGAAGCAGACAAGGTTATACTAAAGATTTTGGTGGAGAACTTATCTTGTTTGACCAAGGTATGAATATTGTCAATGTGCTAGAAATGTTATTGTTCTATTTGTTTTATCAGATGACTGTCCTTGTACTTTCAAGTGGACCAAGTCTAATGCTGATTTATTTCTGTTTGTTTAGCTTGATACGGATGACTTGGCCACACAGTTGTCTGAAGTTTTCACTCCTGATGATGCCTTTTTGTTTGGCCCTCAGTCGATTCTCGACTTTGACCACCTTCAAATGGCATCCCTTGCTAAGGAATCACTTTCTTTTGATGAGGTGTGCTATATGATCCCTTCTGGACCTATTAGAAAGTATTGAAAATAACAAGAGTGTTTATGAGTTTTCTACTATTGATGAAACAAACAGGAATTTCAAGCAAACTCTACCGTGGACAATGATGCAGCTACTGAATCATCAGTGCATAATTACTCCAGCACTATGCCTAGAACGCCTAATAACTCGTCCTTGCCTCATATCATAAGTGCCGGGCAGTTAATCGAGTCGGTATGAACACCATTCTCCTATGCTGATCTACATTCACATATTACATGCTTTGTTTATGTTGCGCCAATTTTAATGCTGATTGCGTAAATTGTGTACAATGGCATTCATTTGATATTAGATTTTGATGTGTGGCTTTTGACCTTTCATATATCTTTTGTGGAACCAGGCATTTGAGGTAGCTGGTCAGGTGGCTGGTTCATCCATATCAACCTCACCTCTCCCATACAGTGCAATGGCTAGACAGTGTGAGGCCCTAGGTACATGTACAAGAAAGAAGCTGTCAAGCTGGTTGGCTCATGAGACAACACCAGAGTCAAATTCACTTGATAATTTGTCCCTTACTTTACATGGGGATAGTAGGTCCGCACTGCAGAAGGTGAGATCAACTAGATGAAAATAATTTTAGTCCCAATATTTTCTTAATAGATGGGACTCTTGAGTAGCAAACCCATTGTCTAATATGCTTAAAATCCTCTGAAAGATTGAGCTTTtaggagaagaaaacaaaaaagataaaatctAACATCCTTCGACGTGAATTATGACAAGTGACAATCTCTTATATTGTTTAGATTAGCTTAGAAGCTAAAAGCTGATGCCTGTTATTTGGAAACTGAAACCTTCTCTAGAGTTTCTATAAATCATATTTTCTTTTGCTGTTGTTTGATGCAGGTAACCAACAATATTGGGTCATGGGAAAGCATCATAGGATCATCAAGCACAGAACAACAACCATGGTCAGCTATGAAGCTGCCCCCTGCTAGTCCATTTGACAACTTCATGAAAGCAGCTAGGTTCTAGattagagaaagagagagatatgTTCATCATCATTGTATTATAACAGCTTGTAAAGCCCCGAGTGGTTAACTAGTTATCATTATATATTCCTACCTATGTATGTTTCCATTTAGCAGGATCAAGTACTTAACCGACATTTACCTTCTCTACTTGTATTTTCTGCAATTTATGTTCCTTGAATAACAATGCAAATCAGTTATAGagcaaaacaaaaagagaaagattTGAGGAATGCAAAAATCGTAGTCAACTCGCTTATTAAATATAATCTTTTTAACGTACTTAAACTTTTTTTTGATTCCATTGACGGCATATAACTCGCATCCATTTTTCAAATACGTCCCACCAGGATAGTGATACATTATATCTGCAGATAATCAAAAGCTAACCTATTTTACATTGCAGAATCATTGATTAATTTCGATGTAGAAAAAGCTTTGAAACCTaaaaggattttcaagattgGAGTTTATCTGTTTCTTCAATGGGCTACTTATTTAGTGGAAGGATCCACTTATACTTTAAATCTCACAATTTACGtgtcatttttgtgaataaaaaccaaacagtaaaggatttgGAGCTAATATTTTTGGGATAGGATTCTCTTATAAAACTATACATACCTACCAAAAGTCATTTTTGTGAAGGCCTTTCTTAAATGTAGCCCACATATTTATTAACCGTAGCCCATTTAAATAAGTGCCTAAACTAACTAACAAACAAACCTTTATAATCATTTCATAGCCCACAAAATTATATATAATTATTATATATAGTCCAAATAATTTGATAATCATTAAAACCCTTAATCGAAGTTAGTTATCTAATTATCTTGGAGATTTTTTTATAGATTATGTTTATGGAAATCTAGGAAAATATTCATAAGAAAAGAACAAAATTTAAGTTTCCAAATGTTGTTGTGGATTTTGATCACATCTCTGCATTACGGATTAAAGGCATGATCTATTTTGCTGCAACAATGGGCTAATTTAACAATCAAAAGGAACCAGTAATATTGATGGAGGAAAATGTCAGAAAGTGCTCTCCAATGTTGTATCTACCGTGTAACCTAACATGAATGAAGAAAAATCCAGTGTACTTCTacgagaaaaaaagaaagaaaaaagaaggataTCTTTTGTTATAGGATCCCCACCTTATTTTATTTAGGAGCAAACGCGAGAATTAGGACTTAAGTACAATTGTTCAGTTTGCGAGGATCTTTAAAAGaggatcaaaaaaaaagaagaggatcTCTAAAAGAACAATAATGATTAACCACAATAGTAATCGATTTTAAGTATGATAagaaataaaattagggtttattttgatTCCGAGTAAGAGGAAGATTTAATTGTTaatgaaaattaaaacttgttTGGTTTTTCATATTTACTTTTGACTTTTTATTTTAACTGACACATTTTGGGTTATGGTTGATAAAtgtgtgggctatatttaagagaagcttttgtgaataaaaaccaaactgTAACGAATTTAAACCTAATATTTTAGGGATATGATCCCCTTACAAAATTATAcatacctaccaaaaatgagtGTATTCTGAAATGTATAACATCACTATTTACTACTTTGAAAACGAACCGTTGAAAAGCAACAGATTTTTAACCGTCGAAATTAAAGTCGGTAGATTATAAGATTTAGTATTTCGGAATGCCTCATTTAACTCCGTTAtcgtttatttttttttgaaactgttTCATTAATTAAGAACCTTGAGATGCATGTTTTGCATCATCTTGTAACTGAGGTAAAATCTCTTCAGAGATAGTTAAAATCCAAACAACACTTAAACAAGAAACTCTAGCTAACTTAGTTGGAATATGTGCAACCTTATTTTGTTCTTTTGGCACATAATTGCATTGCcagaaaattttattcttgaacATACTCTTAATGTCTAAAATTAAATTATGAATTCTCCAATCTAAGTTGAAGTCTTCTCTATTCACTGCATCAGCTATCAGTTGTGAGTCCAGTTCAAATATCACCTTATGCAGCTTCATATCTTCTTCCCATTGAATTGCTTCCCATAAACCCTTGCATTCTACCTGTTCTGGACTCAACGCCGTCTCTAACAAGATACATTTGGAACTCCTGTGAGTATCTGCAAAATCACGAAGTATTAGTCCAATGCCTCCTGATTTAGTAGAATAAATAAAAGAACCATCACCATTAATCTTATGAATGCCTATAGAAGGAGGATTCAAGTGCAGGTTTATCCTTCTCTGTCTAGGTATGTTAGGAACTGTGATATCCTTTTTTGGTTTCAGAAGTTCTATTTCTAACTTGCTTCTCATAATGATGGAATCTGGAGTGATCTTCCAACCCTTAAAGACAGTGTCACATCTTGCATTCCATATGCACCAAGTTGTAATAACTATTTTGCACAAATGTTCTTCTTGAATCTGATGAGATTTCAGCCTATCAAACCAGTCAGAAAACCACTCAACTATATTTGCATCATCTTGAATATGAATACCAAGGACAAAAAACCATACTGCCTTTAAGAGATTGCAGTGCAAAATACAGTGAGATAAAATCTCCAAAGAATGTGAGCAAAAAGGACAACCATACTCTCCATTTTGAATGACATAGACCATCTTGTCTCTAGTTTGCAGAATGTTTTTAAGACACTTCCAGAGAAATTGAGCTATCTTAGGTAGAATAGGTAACTTCCAAAGCTTCTTGAAAATGGATTGTATTCTTTGACCAACAGAGAGATTAACATTCTGCTCTTTTAACATTTTCCTATAATTTGATTTGATAGAGAAAATACCATTTCTCTCCAGTGTCCAAACCATTCTGTCTGCATGATGCACATGAACTGAAATATTCAGGATTAATCTTGCAACTAGAGCTTTAAATAGAGAGAAAATAAGAGACTGATTCCATCCTCCTGATTCTGAGAATAACCGATAAACATATGTGTATTCTTGGTAATTAAGAACTCCAGGTTTTGGAGTAGGAGGAGTTAACAAATCAGGAATCCATCTATAACTCCAGATTAAGACAGTTTGCCCATTACCAATGCTCCAACAACTATTATTTTTAATGAATGGAAGCTCTGAACTGATACTTCTCGAAGACCAAGTGGAATTGGAGTTATCTTTGATGTCAAAATCTTTCCATCTGGGAAGTATTTTGCCTTAATATATTGAGCACATATTGAAGTATTACATGTGCTCAGTCTCCATGCAGATTTTGCAAGTAATGCTCTGTCGAATAACTTGAGATCTCTGAACCCAAGACCTCCCTCTTCCTTTGGCTTTTTTACATTTTTCTAGGATATTGGTGGTTTTCCTTTGTTAGTCTTCTTTTTCCTCCAAAAGTTTTGATGAGTTGAGTTCATCTTCTTAACAGTAACATCTGGGAGCTTGAAACTAATCATATGGTATACTGGGATGACATTTGAAACATTTCTCACCATTACTGACCTTCCTGCTTCAGACATATTTATAGAGCACCATTTtgtcattctattttccattttCTCAACAAGATTAGAGAAgggaatttttttatttcttccacaAAGAAAGGAAAACCTATAAACTTTTCCTCACTAATACTCAGCTGTCTAACTTGAAGAAATACCACTGATAAGCTGACCACAAGAAGGACTTGTATTTTTACTAAAATGAACTACTGACTTATGAAAATTAATCATCTGGCCTGAACAAGCACTGAATTATTCAATAACTTGAAGCAATTTATTTGTTTGAGGCTGCTTAGCCTTGCAGAATAgaaggaaatcatcaacaaacaataaaTGATTTATTTTAGGTGTTGATCTAGAAATTTTCATACCTGTGAGTTGCTTTTTttgttcatggtgattcaactgtCTTGAAAAAGCTTCCATGGAAAGAATGAAAAGATATGGAGAAATGGGATCTCCTTGTCTTATTCCTCTTGTGGGTTTGAAAGAAGATGAAAGAGAGCCATTGATCATGATT encodes:
- the LOC113346917 gene encoding uncharacterized protein LOC113346917 encodes the protein MGFISRKVLPVCSNMCICCPALRSRSRQPVKRYKKLLAEIFPKSLDGPPNERKIVKLCEYAAKNPVRIPKIVKYLEQRIFKELRNEHIKVINIIMEAYNKLLSICKGQMVYFAGSILNVVSELLDDTKKDTVRVLGCHTLTAFIHSQVDNTYNHNIESFVHKICTLARETGEEHEKICLRASSLQCLSAMVWHMAQFSHVFANFDEIVHVTLDNYKADRNVEDDGRGESNHNWVDEVVRCEGRAGAGVSTSVSPSHMTTRPRPEKKDSSLLSREETETPAVWTQICIQKMVELAKESTTMRRVLEPMFIYFDTRKHWEPQHGLAMVVLSDMAYFVENSGNQQLILAAIIRHLDHKNVAYDPQTKSNMIQIATALAQQLRAQAIVPDIGIVSDMCRHLKKSLQASVDFGGQQKPNTSTSLQSAIEDCLLEIARGIDDARPLFDLMAITLEDLPPMGVVGRATIGSMLILAHIISLASVPSYSQKIFPEALLVQLLRTMMHPDAEARIGAHQIFSAILIPSSRSELSMLHSGSQFEARRWQCKTASAFASATALLEKLRKEKDGEKVDKHENGSPDDFRGSETIEEEWKQGWIHKKLPNLFKLNSSIIEKTTGPNVSLDAEPNTIQLSEDQTVQLLSAFWMQASLSDNLPSNFEAIARSFSLTLISSRPKNSIDNIVIRFFQLPLSLKRISLDPNYDMLPPSCQRLLFTLATSMLMFAAKIYQVPNLDNFLTSVACISDDRYLSIGDDLQLCVKPQADLKEFGSTTDHEAASHALFELREALQEADKVILKILVENLSCLTKLDTDDLATQLSEVFTPDDAFLFGPQSILDFDHLQMASLAKESLSFDEEFQANSTVDNDAATESSVHNYSSTMPRTPNNSSLPHIISAGQLIESAFEVAGQVAGSSISTSPLPYSAMARQCEALGTCTRKKLSSWLAHETTPESNSLDNLSLTLHGDSRSALQKVTNNIGSWESIIGSSSTEQQPWSAMKLPPASPFDNFMKAARF